One Calditrichia bacterium DNA window includes the following coding sequences:
- a CDS encoding sigma 54-interacting transcriptional regulator, with translation MKKTEIPPEEVVAPDGIIVIDRDKKIIAFNEAAQRITGFAEKEIIFRDYQFLFKDTPSENSFTEDALTKGQSFSNLSVNLVNADGQKFNVLASITPLKPPGKPIVGIVFVFRNTQEMAYLTQSLREKSLEILNERNRLQAIFNSRLEGTFTIDKNWIITSFNVSAERVTGYSAKEAVGKRCWEIFQSKVCRNGCHMECTMRDRQSTDNHELQIIRKDGRRVPVRVNSAPMFDANGVHIGGVETFQNITEIKNLTTHLEERYRFEKIIGRSKSMQKIYELIDNVCHTDSTVLITGESGTGKELVARAIHLNSERKPGPFMVLNCSAFVETLMESELFGHEKGAFTGAIRSKPGRFELAHNGTLFLDEIGDISPAVQVKLLRVLETRQFERVGGTKSIKVDVRIIAATNKNMEDEVASGRFREDLYYRLNVINIHLPPLRDRMEDIPLLVEHFMEKFRRKFNKSIREIAPAAFRMIQNYDWPGNIRSLENALEHAFVLCHDAVIHPECLPERLWDKQLKSDLLVEPVAGDDPVQRAEKTHIENTLNQFHGHRGKAAEALGMDKSTLWRKMKKYGLS, from the coding sequence ATGAAAAAAACAGAAATTCCCCCGGAAGAAGTTGTTGCGCCGGACGGCATCATCGTTATCGACCGGGATAAAAAAATCATCGCTTTCAACGAGGCAGCCCAACGGATTACCGGTTTTGCCGAGAAGGAAATTATATTCCGCGATTATCAATTTCTGTTCAAAGATACGCCCTCCGAAAACAGTTTCACCGAAGATGCGCTCACAAAAGGGCAATCGTTTTCCAATCTTTCTGTTAACCTCGTAAATGCAGACGGGCAAAAATTCAACGTTTTAGCCTCCATCACGCCGCTGAAACCGCCGGGAAAACCGATTGTCGGCATCGTTTTCGTTTTCCGGAACACTCAGGAAATGGCTTATCTGACCCAATCGCTGCGCGAAAAATCGCTGGAAATATTGAACGAGCGGAACCGGCTGCAAGCCATTTTCAACAGCCGGCTGGAAGGCACTTTTACGATTGATAAAAACTGGATTATCACCTCATTCAACGTTTCGGCGGAACGTGTTACGGGATATTCCGCAAAAGAAGCGGTTGGCAAACGCTGTTGGGAAATTTTTCAATCGAAGGTATGCCGGAACGGTTGCCACATGGAATGCACCATGCGGGATCGCCAATCGACAGACAATCACGAACTGCAAATTATCCGCAAAGATGGCCGGCGCGTTCCCGTTCGCGTCAATTCCGCACCAATGTTTGACGCCAACGGCGTGCACATCGGCGGAGTGGAAACCTTCCAAAATATCACCGAAATCAAAAATCTGACAACCCATCTGGAAGAGCGCTACCGTTTCGAAAAAATTATCGGGCGCAGCAAATCGATGCAAAAAATTTATGAGCTGATCGACAACGTTTGCCATACGGACAGCACCGTTTTGATCACCGGTGAAAGCGGAACAGGAAAAGAACTGGTTGCCCGGGCAATCCATTTGAACAGCGAGCGCAAACCCGGACCGTTTATGGTGCTCAACTGCAGCGCATTTGTGGAAACGTTGATGGAAAGCGAGCTGTTCGGGCACGAAAAAGGTGCATTTACCGGTGCCATTCGCAGTAAACCGGGCAGGTTCGAGCTCGCTCACAACGGCACATTATTTCTGGATGAAATCGGTGATATTTCGCCGGCGGTGCAGGTGAAGCTGTTGCGAGTGCTGGAAACGCGACAGTTTGAGCGGGTCGGCGGTACCAAATCGATCAAAGTTGACGTTCGCATCATCGCCGCAACCAACAAAAATATGGAAGACGAAGTGGCATCCGGGCGATTCCGGGAGGATTTGTATTACCGCCTGAATGTAATCAACATCCATTTGCCGCCGTTGCGGGATCGAATGGAAGATATTCCGCTGCTGGTTGAGCATTTTATGGAAAAATTTCGGCGAAAATTTAATAAATCGATCCGGGAAATTGCGCCGGCGGCGTTCCGGATGATCCAGAATTACGATTGGCCGGGCAACATCCGCTCGCTGGAAAACGCGCTGGAACACGCCTTTGTGCTCTGCCACGACGCAGTTATCCACCCCGAATGCCTGCCGGAACGATTATGGGATAAACAGTTGAAATCGGATTTGCTGGTCGAACCGGTAGCCGGGGACGATCCGGTGCAGCGCGCCGAAAAAACCCATATCGAAAATACGCTCAATCAATTTCACGGGCATCGCGGGAAAGCGGCGGAAGCGTTGGGAATGGACAAAAGCACGCTTTGGCGAAAAATGAAAAAATACGGATTGTCGTGA
- a CDS encoding LacI family DNA-binding transcriptional regulator, giving the protein MSITIHDIAAKAGVSLSTVSRVLNGKAKKYRISPKTEETILHFAEELNYRPNKMAQGLRLKKSHTIGLVVPDISNPFFAYVTRVIQTKAYEMGYSLIVCNTNEDLSTEIEQIELMKSKVIDGFIVMPVGTDYRHLETLIRKKHPLVLLDRCFDALQTSSVVVDNYEGAYLATAYLIECGHKKIGIIQGLPDTYTNTERMRGYLDALRENNIEVKSQYIVGKDYRRESGYIETKLLLNLEERPTAIFTTSDLITLGALQAIVEDNYKIPDDISIVSFDDTDFAPFLFSPLTAVRQPKELMGEIAVKMLIDAMNGENATEKQRIILKSQLVKRASVKNFNPVPVSANSFSGNSNH; this is encoded by the coding sequence ATGTCAATTACCATTCACGATATTGCCGCAAAAGCCGGTGTTTCCCTGTCAACCGTTTCGCGGGTGCTGAACGGAAAAGCCAAAAAATATCGCATCAGTCCGAAAACCGAAGAAACCATTTTGCATTTTGCGGAGGAGCTGAATTACCGTCCCAACAAAATGGCGCAGGGGCTGCGCCTCAAAAAATCGCATACAATCGGTTTGGTCGTGCCGGATATCTCCAACCCGTTTTTTGCATACGTCACCCGGGTGATCCAAACCAAAGCCTACGAAATGGGCTACAGCCTGATCGTCTGCAACACCAACGAAGATCTTTCCACGGAAATCGAGCAAATTGAACTGATGAAAAGCAAAGTGATTGACGGATTTATCGTGATGCCGGTGGGTACGGATTACCGCCATCTGGAAACGTTGATCCGCAAAAAACATCCGCTGGTGCTGCTGGATCGCTGTTTTGATGCGCTGCAAACCAGCTCGGTTGTGGTGGATAATTACGAAGGCGCGTATCTGGCGACTGCATATTTGATTGAGTGCGGGCATAAAAAAATTGGCATAATTCAAGGTTTACCAGATACTTACACGAACACAGAGCGCATGCGCGGATATCTTGATGCGCTGCGGGAAAACAATATCGAAGTGAAATCGCAATATATTGTTGGCAAAGATTACCGCCGCGAATCCGGTTATATCGAAACCAAGCTGCTGCTGAATCTGGAGGAGCGCCCGACGGCGATTTTCACCACCAGCGACCTGATTACATTGGGCGCGTTGCAGGCGATTGTCGAGGACAATTACAAGATTCCGGATGATATTTCCATCGTTTCGTTCGACGATACCGATTTTGCGCCATTCCTTTTTTCCCCGTTGACCGCCGTTCGCCAGCCCAAAGAGTTGATGGGCGAGATTGCCGTAAAAATGCTCATCGATGCCATGAACGGCGAAAATGCAACCGAAAAACAACGCATTATTCTTAAATCCCAGTTGGTTAAGCGGGCGTCTGTTAAAAACTTTAACCCGGTCCCGGTTTCAGCAAATTCATTTTCGGGAAACAGCAACCACTAA
- a CDS encoding TonB-dependent receptor, giving the protein MRKNIYSASVLLAIVLLLAGTAVLLAGTGGKIAGTITDAQTGDPLVGVNIIVEELQTGASSDADGYFFILGLHPGRYTVSFSYVGYKTLTKTGILVVTDRTIVVNATLESSIIEGAEVTVTGQRDIVEKDLTASEQVVGDEEIRKSWIRTLPELLETQVGVFQGTFRGSSNLQAVYLLDNLSVNSGLVSDNYTSFNLSAIQELSVQTGGYNAEYGEARSAIINVVEKESITGIHGSFLGRMKPAGTYHFGPYLYSRDNYDFTNYDLDYWTDQSNDPLSRFFQQDPAELLSQWQSQITPNDTLGNYNERAEYETEATVYGALSNRVNFLVSGRFKRGVGIYPQAIPFNPEHNIQGYVNFKINNSLKIRVGGFTGGWESSGNLSVNFNSLESAQESAWLIPMQVSQPYSRHKFNPMGAIYLQWPEERRWNQVYLKLSHVLNQKTFYEITASYLQDKMDRSDRYGRIPDSLYSRRDDEFMMVDRYIKQGYFHAWDKTSSSVFQLKGDFTSQLDKHNLVKAGFGFKQNDFSYEHFMGVHEGGARWNLVNLFDGKPYEGNVYLQDKIEFPGLILNAGLRMDFFHQNRKASANMFDPLAFQPGTPGHDPEEPLGFPGTPETVDTDLKMALAPRLGISHPISQHSVLHFSYGHFYQRPSWTKMFGLPYVNYTESDSAALDPYGNQFTYMEEWHGWYGNPGMGYERTVQYELGIDYDIANQYKFDLTGYYKDGNNEATVITGVYAATYNTTKALMVSNSGYSDVRGVEMSLGSHLRGPFNFDASYDIFWSASGEVGFSRLYEPGSDLIDVPKGLRSGESIWNNFHKIKLTGNMYLPKGGGPKLFGANPFGDLNVNAYFWWRSGDPYTYHSPGDISTKTNNRRWFSYYQLNLKISKGFHLLNVRSELSVDIRNVFNQKFLRRLYGDDLIRWHENPNMPDEQRLPRNSYSNEPDVWNWYTYEVPPREAYLQFKIDF; this is encoded by the coding sequence ATGAGAAAAAATATTTATAGTGCATCTGTTCTTTTGGCAATAGTGTTGCTGTTGGCGGGCACCGCTGTGCTGCTCGCAGGAACCGGCGGCAAAATTGCCGGAACCATAACCGATGCCCAAACCGGTGATCCGTTGGTGGGCGTTAATATTATTGTGGAAGAACTGCAAACCGGCGCATCGTCCGATGCAGATGGCTACTTTTTTATCCTGGGATTGCATCCGGGCAGATACACGGTTTCATTTTCATACGTCGGATACAAAACACTCACCAAAACCGGTATTTTGGTGGTTACGGATCGCACAATTGTGGTGAATGCGACGCTGGAATCCTCAATTATTGAGGGTGCGGAAGTGACCGTCACCGGGCAGCGCGATATCGTTGAGAAAGATTTGACCGCCAGCGAACAGGTGGTTGGCGATGAGGAAATCCGCAAATCGTGGATTCGCACGTTGCCGGAATTGCTGGAAACGCAGGTCGGCGTTTTTCAGGGCACTTTTCGCGGATCGTCCAATTTGCAGGCGGTTTATTTGCTCGATAACCTCAGTGTAAACAGCGGCTTAGTGTCTGATAATTATACCAGTTTCAACCTTTCGGCGATACAGGAGCTTTCCGTGCAAACCGGCGGATATAACGCCGAATACGGTGAAGCACGTTCTGCAATTATTAACGTGGTTGAAAAAGAATCGATCACCGGCATTCACGGCAGTTTTCTCGGTCGGATGAAACCGGCGGGCACCTATCATTTCGGACCGTATTTATACAGCCGGGACAATTACGATTTTACCAATTACGATCTCGATTACTGGACGGATCAATCCAACGACCCGCTGAGCCGCTTTTTTCAGCAGGATCCCGCAGAGCTGCTCAGCCAGTGGCAAAGCCAGATTACCCCGAACGACACGCTGGGCAATTACAACGAACGCGCCGAATACGAAACCGAGGCAACCGTTTACGGTGCGTTGAGCAATCGGGTGAATTTTCTGGTTTCCGGGCGATTCAAACGTGGCGTGGGCATTTATCCGCAAGCCATTCCCTTTAATCCCGAACATAATATTCAGGGATACGTTAATTTCAAAATAAACAACAGCTTAAAAATTCGTGTTGGCGGATTTACCGGCGGCTGGGAAAGCTCCGGCAATCTTTCTGTGAATTTCAATTCGCTGGAATCGGCGCAGGAATCTGCCTGGCTGATTCCCATGCAGGTGAGCCAGCCGTATTCCCGGCATAAATTTAACCCGATGGGCGCGATTTATCTGCAATGGCCGGAAGAACGGCGCTGGAATCAGGTGTATCTGAAGCTGTCGCATGTGTTGAACCAGAAAACATTTTACGAGATCACCGCGAGCTATTTGCAGGATAAAATGGATCGCTCCGACCGCTACGGCAGAATCCCGGATTCGCTCTATTCCCGCCGCGATGACGAATTTATGATGGTCGATCGATACATCAAACAGGGCTATTTTCATGCGTGGGATAAAACATCCAGCAGCGTTTTCCAGCTCAAAGGGGACTTTACCAGCCAGCTCGACAAACACAATCTGGTGAAAGCCGGGTTCGGCTTCAAACAGAACGATTTCAGTTACGAGCATTTTATGGGCGTTCACGAAGGCGGCGCGCGCTGGAATCTTGTGAATTTATTCGACGGAAAACCGTACGAAGGCAATGTTTATCTGCAGGATAAAATTGAATTTCCGGGGCTGATCCTCAACGCCGGATTGCGGATGGATTTTTTCCACCAAAACCGCAAGGCTTCGGCAAATATGTTCGATCCGCTGGCGTTCCAGCCCGGTACGCCCGGGCACGATCCGGAGGAGCCGCTCGGTTTTCCCGGCACGCCGGAAACGGTGGACACCGACCTGAAAATGGCGCTCGCACCGCGATTGGGCATTTCCCACCCGATCAGCCAGCATTCCGTGCTGCATTTTTCATACGGTCATTTTTACCAGCGTCCGTCGTGGACAAAAATGTTCGGCTTGCCCTACGTAAATTACACGGAAAGCGACAGCGCCGCACTCGATCCGTATGGCAACCAGTTCACTTATATGGAAGAATGGCACGGCTGGTACGGCAATCCCGGAATGGGTTACGAACGCACCGTGCAATACGAACTGGGTATCGATTACGACATTGCCAATCAATACAAATTTGACCTGACCGGCTATTACAAAGATGGCAACAACGAAGCCACGGTAATCACCGGCGTTTACGCGGCAACCTACAACACCACCAAAGCCCTGATGGTCAGTAACTCCGGTTATTCCGATGTTCGCGGTGTGGAAATGTCGTTGGGTTCGCATTTGCGCGGACCGTTCAATTTCGATGCAAGTTACGATATTTTTTGGTCTGCCAGCGGCGAAGTGGGTTTCAGCCGACTTTACGAACCGGGTTCGGATTTGATCGACGTGCCCAAAGGATTGCGCAGCGGCGAGAGCATCTGGAATAATTTCCACAAAATTAAACTGACCGGAAATATGTATCTGCCGAAAGGCGGCGGCCCGAAATTGTTCGGCGCAAATCCGTTTGGCGATCTGAATGTGAACGCTTATTTCTGGTGGCGCAGCGGTGATCCGTACACCTATCATTCGCCAGGCGATATTTCTACAAAAACGAACAACCGCCGCTGGTTCAGCTATTACCAGCTCAATTTGAAAATCTCAAAAGGGTTCCATTTGCTGAATGTGCGCAGCGAGTTGTCGGTGGACATTCGCAATGTGTTCAACCAGAAATTTTTGCGGCGGCTGTATGGCGACGATCTGATTCGCTGGCACGAAAACCCCAACATGCCGGACGAACAGCGGTTGCCGCGCAACAGCTATTCCAACGAGCCGGATGTGTGGAATTGGTACACCTACGAAGTGCCGCCGCGTGAGGCGTATTTGCAGTTCAAAATTGATTTTTAG
- a CDS encoding carboxypeptidase-like regulatory domain-containing protein, which translates to MRVLQLMPKFGRFFLLLLCVGAAAFAGDKGKIAGNVTDSQTGEPLVGANVEIEGLQTGASTDADGDFFIINIHPGTYTVTCSYIGYKIITYTDILVKAGRTTRMQIKLAPAVIEGQTVTVTADRPIIEKDVTASEQVIGTELLERSWARTVSEALETQTGIFSTVPDAAWERGRNQTLIRGSSSVQALYQLDNLSVNSGLMSDNYTGFNTSTIQEISVLTGGYNAEYGDARTAIINVVSKESAEGVKGTLLSRFRPAGKYHFGPNFYSTSNYDYQHFDLEYWTAESQNNNSEFFGENPEELLSRWRQQITPNDTLGNYADRPEYELEGTLFGGLNEQLSFLASARYKHGVGIFPQAIPYNPEFNFQGYLNYNISTSLKLRIGGFFGGWESSDYRSANMNTLESAQQALWSAPMRIDEQYARAKYNPYGAIYRHWPEQRRWTQVYGRFTHILNANAFYEFTLSYLRDKMDRSDRNNMLPDTLFSTRDDELMMIDRFLQQGYNQTWDKNSSKVYAMQGDYTNQITKNHLMKAGVGFRYYDFHFEHFNGLYEGGSRRNFVNIFDGTPYEGHLYLQDKIEYSGLVLNLGVRADFFDQNRDAPKNMFDPLAIQPTTPGHDPDQPLGIPGNPEREATDLQVAVAPRLGVAHPISQNAVLHFSYGHFYQRPSWTKMFGMPFVNFTEDMSTALDPYANQITYMEEWQGWYGNPKLGFERTIQAELGIDYNFSRWFKLDFTGYYKDSNREAGVITGVYGAIYDNTKPLMLSNSGYSDVRGIETRLDTHFPQPFNVGVSHDIYWSFAGETGFSRLFEEGSTRLDVPKGLRENKGDWSSYHRVKAWGNLYLEPGSGPEFFGTKPLGDLNIFAYFWWRSGHPYTYHPPGDISTRANNRRWFNYYQLNLKLSKGFDWYGIRAELSADIRNVFDWQFYSLLYGDDMTRWQENPALSEEDRLPRNWFSGEPDVWGWYTYEVPPRQIYMQLKLDF; encoded by the coding sequence ATGCGCGTTCTTCAACTGATGCCGAAATTCGGGCGTTTTTTCCTGCTGCTGCTGTGCGTTGGCGCTGCGGCGTTTGCGGGTGACAAAGGCAAAATCGCCGGAAACGTGACGGACAGCCAGACCGGTGAGCCGCTCGTCGGTGCGAATGTGGAAATCGAAGGATTGCAAACCGGCGCATCAACGGATGCTGACGGCGATTTTTTTATCATCAACATTCACCCGGGTACGTACACCGTCACCTGCTCGTATATTGGCTACAAAATTATCACTTACACTGATATTCTGGTGAAAGCCGGACGCACTACGCGAATGCAAATCAAACTGGCGCCGGCAGTTATCGAAGGGCAAACCGTAACCGTAACTGCGGACCGGCCGATCATCGAAAAAGATGTGACAGCCAGCGAACAGGTGATCGGCACCGAATTGCTGGAACGCTCGTGGGCGCGAACCGTCAGCGAAGCGCTGGAAACGCAAACCGGGATTTTTTCCACCGTGCCGGATGCGGCGTGGGAACGCGGCCGAAACCAGACGCTGATTCGCGGCAGTTCGAGTGTCCAGGCGCTGTATCAACTGGATAACCTCAGTGTAAACAGCGGGTTAATGTCCGACAATTATACCGGATTCAATACCTCGACCATTCAGGAAATTTCCGTTTTGACCGGCGGATACAACGCGGAATACGGCGATGCGCGTACGGCGATCATCAATGTCGTTTCCAAAGAATCGGCGGAAGGCGTGAAAGGCACGCTGCTTTCCCGGTTTCGTCCGGCGGGCAAATATCACTTCGGACCGAATTTTTACAGCACATCCAATTACGATTACCAACACTTTGATCTCGAATACTGGACGGCGGAATCGCAAAACAACAACAGCGAATTTTTTGGGGAAAATCCCGAAGAATTGCTCAGCCGCTGGCGTCAGCAGATCACCCCGAACGATACGCTCGGCAATTACGCCGATCGCCCGGAATACGAGCTGGAAGGCACGCTTTTTGGCGGTTTGAACGAGCAGCTCAGTTTTCTGGCTTCCGCGCGATACAAACATGGCGTCGGCATCTTCCCGCAGGCGATTCCCTACAATCCGGAATTCAATTTTCAGGGATACCTGAACTATAATATTTCCACATCCTTAAAGCTGCGCATCGGTGGGTTTTTCGGCGGTTGGGAAAGCTCCGATTATCGTTCTGCGAATATGAACACGCTGGAATCTGCGCAGCAGGCATTGTGGTCTGCGCCGATGCGCATCGACGAGCAGTACGCCCGCGCCAAATACAATCCGTATGGTGCAATTTATCGCCACTGGCCGGAGCAACGTCGCTGGACGCAGGTGTACGGGCGCTTCACCCACATTTTGAATGCGAACGCATTTTACGAATTTACGCTCAGTTACCTGCGCGACAAAATGGATCGCTCCGACCGCAACAACATGTTGCCGGATACGCTTTTCTCCACCCGCGATGATGAATTAATGATGATCGATCGCTTTTTGCAACAGGGTTACAACCAAACCTGGGACAAAAATTCCAGCAAAGTGTATGCGATGCAGGGCGATTATACCAATCAGATTACCAAAAATCACCTGATGAAAGCGGGTGTGGGATTCCGCTATTACGATTTCCATTTTGAGCATTTCAACGGGTTGTACGAAGGCGGCAGCCGGCGCAATTTTGTGAATATTTTTGACGGTACGCCCTACGAAGGGCATCTCTATCTGCAGGACAAAATCGAATATTCCGGGCTGGTGCTGAACCTTGGCGTCCGGGCGGATTTTTTTGACCAGAACCGCGATGCACCGAAAAACATGTTCGATCCGCTGGCTATCCAGCCAACCACACCGGGACATGATCCCGATCAGCCGCTCGGCATTCCCGGCAACCCGGAAAGGGAAGCAACCGATTTGCAGGTGGCAGTTGCCCCGCGATTGGGCGTTGCCCACCCGATCAGCCAAAACGCCGTGCTGCACTTTTCATACGGGCATTTTTACCAGCGTCCCTCATGGACAAAAATGTTCGGCATGCCCTTCGTGAATTTTACGGAAGATATGTCCACCGCGCTCGATCCGTACGCCAACCAGATCACTTATATGGAAGAATGGCAGGGCTGGTACGGCAATCCCAAATTGGGATTTGAGCGCACCATTCAGGCGGAGTTGGGCATTGATTACAATTTTTCACGCTGGTTTAAGCTGGATTTCACAGGTTATTACAAAGATAGCAATCGCGAAGCCGGCGTGATCACCGGAGTTTACGGCGCAATTTACGACAACACCAAACCGCTGATGCTGAGCAACTCCGGCTATTCCGATGTTCGCGGCATCGAAACGCGGCTGGATACCCACTTTCCGCAGCCGTTCAATGTTGGTGTCAGCCACGATATTTACTGGTCTTTCGCCGGCGAAACCGGTTTCAGCCGTCTGTTTGAAGAAGGCTCCACCCGGTTGGATGTCCCCAAAGGTTTGCGGGAAAACAAAGGCGACTGGAGCAGCTATCACCGCGTGAAAGCGTGGGGCAATTTATATCTGGAACCGGGTTCCGGCCCGGAATTTTTCGGGACGAAACCGCTCGGCGATCTGAATATTTTTGCCTATTTCTGGTGGCGCAGCGGGCATCCCTACACCTACCACCCGCCGGGCGATATTTCCACCCGTGCGAACAATCGCCGCTGGTTCAATTACTACCAGCTTAATTTGAAATTATCCAAAGGTTTTGATTGGTACGGCATCCGTGCAGAACTCAGCGCGGACATCCGCAACGTGTTCGACTGGCAATTTTACAGCCTGTTGTATGGCGATGATATGACGCGCTGGCAGGAAAATCCCGCTTTATCCGAAGAAGATCGCCTGCCGCGAAACTGGTTTTCCGGCGAACCGGATGTGTGGGGTTGGTACACCTACGAAGTGCCGCCGCGCCAGATTTACATGCAGTTGAAACTCGATTTTTGA
- a CDS encoding PorV/PorQ family protein: MKHIALKHCFFTLLMLPFLAGFAGAQSGIEPNNIERVGQSGWQFLKINGDPVPAAMGGATTAISPKNANAVFGNPASLTGVRRLDVQFNNVNWIADISHQSVALAWNAGNTGVFAISLVSLDYGDIPETVNAAIPGDDSRTQAMVTGNFFTARDIAAGVSYSRQITDRLSLGGNVRWIQQKIAELSMSNWSIDFGTMYYTGFRTLRLAITARNFGPDSHIIGWSEEYQREPVDVRMPIDFRAGVAMDFFENTEDPHLLTVVFEGDHPNDGPEKYHFGMDYTFQEIFSLRGGYRFNYDEQGFSIGAGFLYNQSGFSGAVNYAYLNFGALENAHFLSLGFSL, translated from the coding sequence ATGAAACATATCGCTTTAAAACATTGTTTTTTCACGCTGTTGATGCTCCCGTTTCTGGCGGGATTTGCCGGTGCGCAATCCGGGATTGAGCCGAATAATATCGAACGGGTCGGGCAGTCGGGCTGGCAATTTCTGAAAATCAACGGCGATCCCGTACCGGCGGCGATGGGCGGCGCAACAACCGCCATTTCCCCGAAAAACGCCAACGCCGTGTTCGGCAATCCGGCATCGCTGACCGGTGTGCGGCGGCTGGATGTGCAGTTCAACAACGTCAACTGGATTGCGGATATCAGCCACCAATCCGTTGCGCTGGCGTGGAATGCGGGCAACACCGGCGTTTTTGCCATCAGTTTGGTCAGTCTGGATTACGGCGATATTCCCGAAACCGTCAACGCCGCCATTCCCGGCGACGACAGCCGCACGCAGGCGATGGTTACCGGCAACTTTTTTACGGCGCGGGATATTGCCGCGGGCGTTTCGTATTCCCGGCAAATTACCGACCGGCTGTCGCTGGGCGGGAACGTGCGCTGGATTCAGCAAAAAATTGCCGAGCTGAGCATGTCCAACTGGTCGATCGATTTCGGGACGATGTATTACACCGGATTTCGCACGCTGCGGCTGGCAATTACCGCCCGGAATTTCGGGCCGGATTCGCACATCATCGGGTGGAGCGAGGAATATCAGCGGGAGCCGGTGGATGTGCGCATGCCCATCGATTTTCGCGCCGGCGTCGCGATGGATTTTTTCGAAAATACCGAAGATCCGCACCTGCTGACCGTGGTTTTCGAGGGCGATCATCCCAACGACGGGCCGGAAAAATATCACTTCGGGATGGATTACACCTTTCAGGAAATATTTTCGCTGCGCGGCGGATATCGCTTCAATTATGACGAGCAGGGTTTTTCCATCGGCGCAGGATTTTTGTATAACCAGAGCGGATTTAGCGGCGCAGTGAACTATGCATACCTGAATTTCGGGGCGCTGGAAAATGCGCATTTTCTTTCATTGGGTTTTTCGTTATAG
- the rbsK gene encoding ribokinase: MRNKVVVVGSYNIDQTIRVRKIPSPGETIIGSGFSSGSGGKGANQAVAAARAGAAVTFVAKVGTDPLTLQALADLQHEGIDTSFIIRDEKSATGRAWIVVDDSGENSIVVAPGANAQLSPADVALAADAIAAANVLLLQLETPIETVMAAAKIAAAAGTTVILNPAPAQPLSPEFLKLVDIITPNIVEAKMLTGISCRDDQSLTTAALSLQHKGVKDVLITLGKKGVFVHGRDGMFCVPAYQVNAVDTTGAGDVFNGCLAAFLNADRSMREVLDIAAAAAAISVTKNGAQAAAPHFSEIESFCENYSIAR; encoded by the coding sequence ATGCGGAATAAAGTGGTCGTGGTGGGCAGTTACAATATCGATCAAACCATTCGGGTGCGAAAAATTCCTTCGCCGGGCGAAACGATTATCGGCAGCGGTTTCAGCAGCGGTTCCGGCGGAAAGGGCGCCAATCAGGCGGTTGCGGCGGCGCGTGCCGGTGCTGCAGTCACATTTGTCGCGAAAGTGGGCACCGATCCGTTGACATTGCAGGCGTTAGCCGATTTGCAACATGAAGGTATCGACACAAGTTTTATCATTCGCGATGAGAAATCGGCAACCGGACGGGCATGGATTGTGGTGGATGACAGCGGCGAAAACAGTATCGTTGTCGCGCCCGGCGCGAACGCGCAGCTTTCCCCGGCGGATGTGGCGCTCGCCGCAGATGCCATCGCCGCGGCAAATGTGCTGTTGCTGCAACTGGAAACACCCATCGAAACGGTGATGGCTGCAGCAAAAATTGCCGCCGCAGCCGGAACGACAGTCATTCTCAATCCGGCGCCGGCACAGCCGCTCAGCCCGGAATTTCTGAAACTGGTGGACATTATCACCCCAAATATTGTTGAGGCGAAAATGCTGACCGGTATTTCCTGCAGAGATGACCAATCGCTGACCACCGCCGCGCTAAGCCTGCAGCACAAAGGCGTAAAAGATGTGTTGATCACGCTCGGCAAAAAAGGGGTTTTTGTGCACGGTCGCGATGGCATGTTCTGCGTGCCCGCATATCAGGTGAACGCCGTGGATACTACCGGCGCCGGCGATGTGTTCAACGGCTGCCTCGCCGCTTTTTTGAATGCCGACCGCAGCATGCGCGAAGTGCTGGATATCGCGGCTGCGGCTGCGGCAATTTCCGTAACCAAAAACGGTGCACAGGCTGCCGCACCGCATTTTTCTGAAATTGAAAGTTTTTGTGAAAATTATTCGATCGCCCGTTAG